The genomic segment ACCCGCCCACCCCCGTGGCGCCCGTTGCTCGAGCGCGACGCCCAGTAATGGGACGCGAGCCTTCGGGCCCCTCCGCCCACGCGGGTGCATAGCGTGCGGCGCGGTGAGGGCGGATTTCAGGTGATGTCACGTAATTTCAGGTGTATACCGGACATCGGCCGCGCCGGGGACGCCGAGAATAACCACACCATAGCCGGCACAATCGGGGCGTCGGCACCCGAGGCACCCGCGGTAAGCTTTTTCCTAAGCGTCGCGGTCGTCGCGGCCCGCGCAGCGCACCGGTTCGTCGTCGCGGCGCGTCGCACGCAGCCGTGGGGCAGGGTGGTTGAACCGCAGGTTTTTCGGAGCCGCAACATGAACGAAGTGACTAACAATCGCAACCCCTTTACCTTTCTCCGACCCGCTGTCGCTGAGAACACCCCTGTCATTACCCCCCCTCCTGTTGCTCACGATATCCCTGCCCCGGAGAACCGCGCTGTCATTGACGACACCCCTGTCGAGCAACTGTATCGCCGGGAAAAAAAGGGGGCCGATCCTGTGCATCCCAACCGTTTCACCGTTGAAATACGTCCCGAGCATTTCAACCCGGCATTTACGTTGGCGCAACACGCTGACTTGCCTGTTGAGGACGTGCAATGGCATCACGTCAGATTCGATTTGTCAGGATGTGCTATTACCGAGGAGCATCTCAATGAAATGACAAAGAGTCTCGCATCCCTGACATATCTGACGCGTCTGGAACTGAATTTCTCGGGATGTAGTTCCCAGTTAAGCATTGAGGACATGTTAATAGCCGTGCAACAGGCAGAGCATCTGCAGGTTCTTCACATTCATCTAAACAATTCGGGATTCCTCGAGAAGGATGATCTTCCTGTTCAACTCGGAAGGGTCGTGTCGCAACTCCCTAAGCTCAAGAGTTTCTCGCTTGAAGCTTCAAGTAACAAGTTTTCAAACGACGAACTGCGTAGGCTTTTTTATCGGTTGTCACGCGCCAAAAAACTGGAGAACATTTCCGTAGATCTCTCTGGCGGCAAAAACATTACAGGCATTACATTTAAAGAATTATTAAATTCCGTCAAAAAATCTGCTTCTCTTAAAAAGCTATCTTTCGATATTTCACGTATTAACAAAATTAATGATATCGCAATCCAACATTTGTGCAGCGTGATTGAGAAAAGCGCAATAAAACTCGAGGAATTTAACGTGAACATTGGGCGCACACAATGTACCGACGGTAGTATTATGGAGATGGCTCATCGCCTGAACGACATAAAGATCCAAAGATTGAACATCTGCGCCGTGAATGTCGCGCGCCTTACCCCCGAAGCCCACCAAATGATCGATCATTTGAGAAAAAAATTCGGCGTGCGAGCGCACCTTTTTACGCAGTCTGATCCTGCCAATTTCGCCTGATAGGCCGACCATAGGAAAATCGTGGCCGTACGCGCGATTAACCTAGATGCGGCCAGGCTTGCGCAACGGGCGGCCTCGGATAGCCGGAATTGCCACGATCACTGGCAGAAGCGGGGTGATGTCGTTACGGTTTGCGCCAGTCAGGATGACCGCGTTCGGCGGCGCGACACTTGGCTAGAAGGGACTCGTGCAACCGATCCCATACGCCGGCGCCTTGCCAATCGCGTAGCGGCGACGAAATAACCGCCGTTCCATGCCGTCTTGTATTCCAGCTGGCGACGCAACTCGCCCCAGCCCTGATCCAGAATGGACTTGGTGAGGCCCGACTTCGCGCGGACATCGCGTCCCGGCGCGTCGGCGGTGCCCTTTGCAGACTGGCTCATGTTGCGGACCTGCAAGTCCTCGACGGCGATCATTGCGTGGTTTTTGCTGAACGTGCTCGATGCCTTGCGCAGGAAGTCTGCCCGCGCGTTTGCGATACGCGCGTGAATGCGCTGGATTCTGGCCTTCGCCTTCTTCCAGTTCGCGGAGCCTTCGACCTTGTGGGCCATGCGGCGCGGGCACTTCGCCAGACGTTGCTCGTGTTTCTTGAAGCTGGCGAGCGGCGCGATGTACGTGCCATCGCTCAGCGTAGCGAAGCGTGCTACACCTACGTCGATACCGACAGCAGGGCCGTGCGGCACCGGCTGATCGACTTCGCGTGCCGTGAGGATAGACACGAACCACGTGCCCGCGCGCAGTGACACGGTCGCGCTGCAGATTCACCTGGCACCGTGCGACTGTCGCGATAACGCAGCCAACCGAGCTTCGGAACCTTGATGCGACCGTTCTCGCGCTCTACCGTGATCTGGTTCTTGTCGGGGTAGGTAAACCCATCGCTATCGCCTTTGCGCTTGAAATTTGGTCCTCGTGACGAAATATCGTCGCGGAGTGTTTACGAAGGAAATTCTGGACGCCCTACGGGGCATGTTCGTCAGCGTGTGCACTGACTTCGAATCGGAGCTAGTGGAGTTCGATGGCGAAGACGACCCTGTTCACCTGCTGGTGAACTACCCGCCGAAGGTGGCCGTCTCGGCGCTGGTGAACAGCCTGAAGGGCGTGTCGAGCCGAATGATTCGCCAGAA from the Pandoraea faecigallinarum genome contains:
- the tnpA gene encoding IS200/IS605 family transposase; amino-acid sequence: MVLVTKYRRGVFTKEILDALRGMFVSVCTDFESELVEFDGEDDPVHLLVNYPPKVAVSALVNSLKGVSSRMIRQKDYPSIGKKLWGGALWSPSYFAGSCGAPIQIVRQSIEQQRTPH